From a single Rhodococcus qingshengii JCM 15477 genomic region:
- the miaA gene encoding tRNA (adenosine(37)-N6)-dimethylallyltransferase MiaA, which translates to MAAVNVPEELRPIAVVGPTASGKSDLALALAEEFGGEIINIDAMQLYRGMDIGTAKLTPAERRGIPHHLLDVLDVKETATVARYQSDAIAIAEDLIAAGKVPVIVGGSMMYVQSLLDEWSFPATDPEVRAKWEAVLAEGGVGAVHTALVAADPVAAASILPTDGRRMVRALEVVELTGLPFAASAPQIGDPRWGTRILGVDRDTEELDARIRLRTELMFSDGLVDEVAVLVEQGLRDGVTAPRAIGYAQVLAHFDGEYDLAEALERTFIGTRRYVRRQRSWFRRDARVHWLDGADPELPNSAFAALADRGL; encoded by the coding sequence GTGGCGGCCGTGAACGTCCCTGAAGAACTTCGCCCGATCGCAGTTGTCGGTCCGACAGCGTCGGGAAAGTCCGATCTCGCGTTGGCACTGGCCGAGGAATTCGGCGGTGAAATCATCAACATCGACGCGATGCAGCTCTATCGCGGCATGGATATCGGGACCGCCAAACTGACACCGGCCGAGCGCCGTGGGATTCCGCATCACCTGCTCGACGTTCTCGATGTGAAGGAGACCGCCACCGTCGCGCGTTATCAAAGCGACGCGATCGCGATCGCCGAGGATCTGATCGCGGCGGGCAAGGTTCCGGTGATCGTCGGCGGATCCATGATGTACGTCCAGTCTTTGCTCGACGAATGGTCCTTTCCGGCAACCGATCCCGAGGTTCGTGCGAAGTGGGAGGCGGTGCTCGCCGAAGGAGGGGTCGGTGCGGTGCATACGGCGCTTGTTGCTGCTGATCCGGTAGCAGCGGCGTCGATACTGCCGACGGACGGTCGGCGGATGGTTCGGGCGCTCGAGGTCGTCGAGCTGACAGGTCTGCCGTTCGCGGCCTCGGCGCCGCAGATCGGTGACCCTCGATGGGGAACCCGCATTCTCGGCGTGGATCGGGATACGGAAGAACTCGACGCCCGGATTCGGTTGCGAACAGAGCTGATGTTTTCAGACGGACTTGTCGACGAAGTTGCCGTGCTCGTCGAGCAAGGATTGCGTGATGGCGTCACCGCGCCGCGAGCCATCGGCTACGCACAGGTGCTCGCACATTTCGACGGTGAATACGATCTGGCCGAAGCACTCGAACGGACGTTCATCGGGACACGGCGCTATGTTCGCCGACAACGATCATGGTTCCGTCGTGACGCACGCGTGCACTGGCTCGACGGTGCCGATCCGGAGCTGCCCAACTCCGCCTTCGCGGCGCTCGCAGATCGCGGTCTGTAA
- the miaB gene encoding tRNA (N6-isopentenyl adenosine(37)-C2)-methylthiotransferase MiaB → MSPALPEPTAVPEPTAKSVRTYEVRTYGCQMNVHDSERLSGLLEDAGYSKAETGTDPDLVVFNTCAVRENADNKLYGNLSQLAPNKEANPDMQIAVGGCLAQKDRDTVVKKAPFVDVVFGTHNIGSLPALLDRARHNQRAEVEILDALEAFPSTLPAKRESAYAGWVSISVGCNNTCTFCIVPALRGKEVDRRPGDILAEVQALVDEGVSEVTLLGQNVNAYGVSFADPEQPRDRGAFASLLKACGHIDGLERVRFTSPHPAEFTDDVIEAMATTPNVCPQLHMPLQSGSDKVLKAMKRSYRKSKYLGIIEKVRAAMPHAAITTDIIVGFPGETEEDFEETLDVVRKARFSNAYTFQYSKRPGTPAAEMADQLPKEVVQERYMRLLAVQEEVNIEENRKLVGTEVELLVAAGEGRKNAATQRLSGRARDGRLVHFRPEGNLDGTIRPGDVVTVVVTHGAPHHLVADDGVLTHRRTRAGDSFEKGITPKTPPIGVGLGLPKIGAPAPQPVQMGCNA, encoded by the coding sequence ATGTCCCCTGCACTTCCGGAGCCGACTGCAGTTCCGGAGCCGACTGCGAAGTCTGTTCGCACCTACGAGGTGCGGACGTACGGCTGTCAGATGAACGTCCACGATTCCGAGCGACTGTCCGGTCTGCTCGAGGACGCCGGGTATTCGAAGGCGGAGACCGGAACCGATCCTGATCTTGTCGTCTTCAATACGTGTGCGGTCCGCGAGAACGCGGACAACAAGTTGTACGGCAACCTCAGCCAGCTCGCCCCGAACAAGGAGGCGAACCCCGACATGCAGATCGCGGTCGGCGGGTGCCTGGCGCAGAAGGATCGCGACACCGTCGTCAAGAAGGCGCCGTTCGTCGATGTCGTCTTCGGCACTCACAACATCGGCTCGCTGCCCGCGCTGCTCGATCGTGCGCGTCACAATCAGCGCGCCGAGGTCGAAATCCTCGACGCACTCGAGGCGTTTCCGTCGACACTGCCAGCCAAACGCGAATCTGCTTATGCAGGTTGGGTTTCCATCTCGGTGGGCTGCAACAACACGTGTACGTTCTGCATCGTTCCGGCCCTGCGTGGCAAGGAAGTGGATCGACGTCCCGGCGACATTCTGGCCGAGGTGCAGGCACTCGTCGACGAGGGTGTCTCGGAAGTAACCCTGCTCGGACAGAACGTCAATGCCTACGGCGTGTCGTTCGCCGATCCGGAACAACCGCGCGATCGCGGAGCCTTCGCCTCCCTCTTGAAGGCATGTGGACACATCGACGGCCTCGAACGGGTGAGGTTCACATCGCCGCACCCGGCAGAATTCACCGACGACGTCATCGAAGCGATGGCAACCACTCCCAACGTCTGCCCGCAGCTGCACATGCCGTTGCAGTCCGGTTCGGACAAGGTTCTCAAAGCGATGAAGCGCTCGTACCGCAAGTCGAAGTACCTCGGGATCATCGAGAAGGTGCGCGCCGCAATGCCGCACGCCGCCATCACCACGGACATCATCGTCGGGTTCCCGGGGGAGACGGAGGAGGATTTCGAGGAGACGCTGGACGTCGTGCGTAAGGCGCGATTCTCCAACGCCTACACCTTCCAGTACTCCAAGCGCCCGGGCACGCCGGCGGCGGAGATGGCAGATCAGCTTCCCAAAGAGGTTGTCCAGGAACGCTACATGCGATTGCTCGCCGTTCAGGAAGAAGTGAACATCGAGGAGAATCGCAAGCTCGTCGGCACCGAGGTCGAACTCTTGGTGGCAGCGGGGGAGGGTCGGAAGAACGCGGCGACTCAACGTCTCAGTGGTCGCGCGCGAGACGGTCGCCTGGTGCATTTCCGCCCCGAGGGAAACCTGGACGGCACAATCCGACCCGGTGACGTGGTGACGGTCGTCGTCACCCACGGAGCCCCTCATCACCTCGTGGCAGATGACGGAGTGCTCACGCACCGTCGGACCCGCGCCGGTGATTCGTTCGAAAAGGGCATCACACCCAAGACCCCGCCCATCGGCGTAGGTCTCGGACTACCGAAGATCGGTGCCCCGGCCCCACAACCCGTCCAGATGGGATGCAACGCATGA
- the dapF gene encoding diaminopimelate epimerase, whose amino-acid sequence MDFSKGHGTQNDFVVLPDLDVRIDLESARVSALCDRQRGLGADGILRVARAGALADAGVLGALPDGVAAEDWFMDYRNSDGSIAEMCGNGVRVFAHYLKASGLESKDEFVVGSRAGARPVVVHGYDATHGDVTVAMGPIKDLGTSSATIDGRVFAGVGIDVGNPHLACVDEHVTAEVLSALDLSVSPGFDPGFFPHGVNIEIVTPIHDGGVHMRVHERGVGETRSCGTGTVAAAAAALRYDGRDEGSVLVRVLGGEVQVTVEGGKGSLRGPSVLVANGTISDAWWQSLV is encoded by the coding sequence ATGGATTTCAGTAAGGGCCACGGCACGCAGAACGACTTCGTTGTTCTCCCTGACCTCGACGTTCGGATCGATCTCGAGTCGGCGCGAGTTTCAGCGTTGTGTGATCGTCAGCGTGGCCTCGGCGCCGACGGCATCCTTCGTGTCGCCCGGGCAGGCGCACTTGCGGACGCGGGCGTGCTCGGTGCGCTGCCCGACGGCGTCGCTGCCGAAGACTGGTTCATGGACTACCGCAACAGCGACGGCTCCATCGCCGAGATGTGCGGAAACGGCGTTCGGGTATTCGCCCACTATCTCAAGGCCTCGGGCTTGGAGAGCAAGGACGAGTTCGTGGTCGGCAGCCGCGCCGGAGCGCGTCCGGTCGTGGTGCACGGCTACGACGCCACACATGGTGACGTGACTGTGGCGATGGGCCCGATCAAGGACCTCGGCACCAGTTCGGCAACAATCGACGGCCGCGTCTTCGCCGGCGTCGGCATCGACGTCGGTAATCCGCATTTGGCGTGTGTCGACGAGCACGTGACGGCAGAAGTTTTGAGTGCGCTCGATTTGAGTGTTTCTCCGGGCTTCGATCCCGGGTTCTTCCCGCACGGGGTCAACATCGAGATCGTGACGCCGATCCACGACGGTGGGGTCCACATGCGCGTACACGAGCGTGGTGTGGGCGAGACTCGTTCCTGCGGAACCGGAACGGTCGCAGCGGCGGCCGCGGCGCTGAGGTACGACGGCCGCGATGAAGGCTCGGTACTGGTGCGCGTGCTCGGTGGCGAGGTGCAGGTCACCGTCGAAGGCGGCAAAGGGTCGTTGCGGGGGCCCTCGGTTCTGGTGGCGAACGGGACGATCAGCGATGCCTGGTGGCAATCGCTCGTGTGA
- a CDS encoding DUF349 domain-containing protein, whose amino-acid sequence MTENSEPTTGADSSSASPSPAAPKPGAPKPGGPRPGAPRPGAPRPGPAASHAVTAAPASDPSKFGRVEEDGTAWVKTADGERQIGSWQAGDATEGLAHFGRRYDDLATEVSLLEARLTSGAGDAKKTKAAAIALSESLSTAAVIGDLDALARRLDVIVAGSDEAAAHAKEEKEQSRAASTARKEALAVEAEQIGSESTQWKTAGDRLREILDEWKTIRGIDRKVDDALWKRYSKARESFNRRRGAHFAELDRDRASARSTKEELVERAEKLSTSTEWGQTAGEFRDLLSEWKAAGRAPREADDNLWKRFKGAQDVFFAARNAAASERDAEFEQNAVAKEELLAANANIDPAHGLENARAALRDLQEKWDAIGKVPRDRMQELEAKLRAIETKVRDAVDAEWRRTDPEALARVAQFKERVSQFEEQAAKAQAAGKTKDAEKALAQAKQWREWAEAAESAVNE is encoded by the coding sequence ATGACCGAGAACAGTGAACCCACCACCGGCGCCGACAGCAGTTCGGCCAGCCCGAGCCCGGCAGCACCCAAACCCGGCGCTCCCAAACCTGGTGGACCACGCCCCGGTGCGCCCCGCCCCGGAGCACCTCGCCCCGGACCAGCAGCCTCGCATGCCGTCACCGCCGCACCGGCCAGCGACCCGAGCAAGTTCGGACGCGTCGAGGAAGACGGAACCGCCTGGGTGAAGACCGCTGACGGTGAACGTCAGATCGGTTCGTGGCAGGCCGGCGACGCCACCGAGGGCCTCGCCCATTTCGGTCGTCGCTACGACGACCTCGCGACCGAGGTCTCGCTACTCGAGGCGCGACTGACGTCGGGCGCCGGAGACGCCAAGAAGACCAAGGCTGCCGCCATCGCTCTGTCCGAATCCCTCTCGACCGCTGCAGTGATCGGTGACCTCGACGCTTTGGCTCGCCGACTCGACGTGATCGTTGCCGGTTCCGACGAGGCCGCAGCGCACGCGAAGGAAGAGAAGGAACAGTCGCGCGCGGCAAGCACCGCCCGCAAGGAGGCCCTCGCAGTCGAGGCCGAGCAGATCGGCTCGGAGTCGACCCAGTGGAAGACCGCGGGTGATCGACTGCGCGAGATTCTCGACGAGTGGAAGACGATTCGCGGAATCGACCGCAAGGTCGACGACGCACTGTGGAAGCGTTACTCGAAGGCTCGTGAGTCCTTCAACCGACGACGTGGAGCCCACTTCGCCGAACTCGACCGGGATCGTGCGAGCGCCCGTTCGACGAAGGAAGAACTGGTCGAGCGCGCCGAGAAGCTGTCGACCTCCACTGAATGGGGACAGACCGCCGGGGAATTCCGCGATCTGCTCAGCGAGTGGAAGGCTGCCGGCCGCGCACCGCGCGAGGCCGACGACAACCTGTGGAAGCGCTTCAAGGGCGCTCAGGATGTGTTCTTCGCCGCGCGCAACGCTGCTGCATCCGAGCGCGATGCCGAATTCGAGCAGAACGCGGTTGCAAAAGAGGAGCTGCTCGCTGCCAATGCGAACATCGATCCGGCGCACGGACTCGAGAACGCCCGCGCAGCGCTTCGCGACCTGCAGGAGAAGTGGGACGCGATCGGCAAGGTGCCGCGCGACCGAATGCAGGAACTCGAAGCGAAGCTCCGGGCCATCGAAACCAAGGTGCGCGACGCGGTCGACGCGGAGTGGCGTCGCACCGATCCGGAAGCACTTGCCCGGGTCGCGCAGTTCAAGGAGCGGGTGAGCCAGTTCGAGGAGCAGGCCGCCAAGGCTCAGGCTGCCGGCAAGACGAAGGACGCCGAGAAGGCTCTCGCTCAGGCCAAGCAGTGGCGTGAGTGGGCCGAAGCTGCCGAAAGCGCCGTCAACGAGTAA
- a CDS encoding class F sortase, with amino-acid sequence MAQTAAHAHPKRRRAGRLPLVLLLVTFLTVGGVLIYFAVSAAGKPISAPVPEAPFDVGAPTDPGASWAPAPTGLPPNTLAIPDLDVRADIVTSGFGANRGMILPHPDKVSHFTNGVQFGSSEGTNLVAGHVDDGDRTHGALWALHQMKPGTPIYVSDDTGTMFTYHAASLKLYEKVALPAEFFSESGAPRLVLVTCGGATVPDPSLPSGFTYEQNVVVTASPA; translated from the coding sequence ATGGCGCAGACCGCGGCGCACGCGCATCCGAAACGTCGACGCGCGGGTCGGCTACCGCTGGTTCTTCTGCTCGTCACATTTCTCACGGTCGGCGGGGTACTGATCTACTTTGCGGTGAGTGCGGCCGGGAAGCCCATCAGCGCACCTGTTCCCGAAGCGCCCTTCGATGTGGGAGCCCCAACCGATCCAGGGGCGAGTTGGGCGCCTGCGCCAACGGGTCTGCCGCCGAACACGCTCGCGATTCCCGATCTGGATGTGCGAGCCGACATCGTGACCAGTGGGTTCGGCGCCAACCGCGGAATGATCCTTCCGCATCCTGACAAGGTTTCGCATTTCACCAACGGCGTGCAGTTCGGATCTTCGGAGGGTACCAATCTTGTTGCCGGCCACGTCGACGACGGTGACCGCACGCACGGCGCCTTGTGGGCGCTGCACCAGATGAAGCCTGGAACACCGATCTATGTCAGTGACGACACCGGAACGATGTTCACCTATCACGCAGCGAGCCTGAAGTTGTACGAAAAGGTGGCTTTGCCTGCGGAGTTCTTCTCCGAATCCGGTGCGCCCAGGCTTGTCCTGGTGACCTGCGGCGGCGCAACCGTGCCCGACCCCTCGTTGCCGTCTGGATTCACGTACGAACAGAACGTCGTGGTCACCGCGTCACCTGCGTAA
- a CDS encoding class III extradiol dioxygenase subunit B-like domain-containing protein, translating into MLTSAVLVPSAPLLVPELSGDSAESAQVRAAATTAVSRLAHEAVHWVGVGVGPENAEPEKAAGELWRSGVGRGQIGTFAGFGADVRTSLDADAAGEPVPSLELCALVAGWLRGRTDVEITIDMHVVSAKASANECREFGQQLRKQLDSDNRPQGLLIVADGASTLTAKAPGSFDERAAGVQSAIDDALTAGDPEALLALDPRLCRSVGAQGRAAWQVLAGVFTCSSRSAHPRATVDYSDAPFGVGYHVGTWRP; encoded by the coding sequence GTGTTGACTTCCGCTGTTCTCGTCCCCTCGGCGCCGTTACTCGTGCCGGAATTGTCCGGTGATTCGGCCGAGTCCGCTCAGGTGCGTGCTGCAGCGACAACCGCCGTGAGCCGGCTCGCTCACGAGGCGGTGCACTGGGTGGGCGTCGGTGTCGGCCCCGAGAATGCAGAACCCGAGAAAGCAGCAGGCGAACTCTGGCGATCGGGCGTCGGACGTGGGCAGATCGGTACGTTCGCTGGATTCGGCGCCGATGTCCGGACGTCACTGGACGCGGATGCGGCAGGCGAACCGGTGCCATCTCTCGAACTGTGCGCCCTTGTTGCCGGCTGGTTGCGTGGCCGAACAGACGTGGAGATAACCATCGACATGCACGTCGTCAGTGCAAAGGCGTCGGCGAATGAATGTCGTGAATTCGGGCAGCAGCTGCGCAAGCAACTCGACAGCGACAACCGACCGCAAGGGCTTCTGATCGTTGCTGACGGTGCGTCCACGCTGACGGCAAAGGCGCCAGGAAGCTTCGACGAGCGCGCCGCGGGTGTGCAGTCGGCCATCGACGACGCCCTGACGGCCGGGGACCCGGAGGCGCTGCTTGCTCTCGATCCGCGGCTCTGCCGCAGTGTCGGAGCCCAGGGGCGCGCGGCGTGGCAGGTCCTGGCCGGTGTCTTTACGTGCTCGTCTCGGTCGGCCCATCCTCGCGCGACGGTCGACTACAGCGATGCGCCGTTCGGCGTCGGTTACCACGTCGGGACGTGGCGGCCGTGA
- a CDS encoding Rv2732c family membrane protein, whose protein sequence is MTSQHENTTPQPGDDAFEGYRKDLDDAERKVAGEIDPGVRAMVVAVAVLVLVGTLALPHAGVANGWDVLAYNQDAETERIALFSRLFVWFVVIFGIGFSMLALVTRRWSLAWVALAGSAVASALGMMAVWSRQTIPAGFNVAGPSIGLIIGWFAVVFLTFHWLKVVWTRTNIQLAAEEQRRIAAAEAEKHQEWNVG, encoded by the coding sequence ATGACCTCGCAACACGAGAACACGACACCACAGCCGGGCGACGACGCCTTCGAGGGCTACCGCAAGGATCTCGACGACGCGGAACGCAAGGTCGCGGGAGAAATCGATCCGGGTGTGCGCGCCATGGTTGTCGCGGTTGCGGTGCTCGTGCTGGTCGGCACCCTTGCCCTGCCCCATGCGGGAGTTGCGAACGGCTGGGATGTGCTCGCGTACAACCAGGACGCGGAAACCGAACGGATTGCACTGTTCTCACGCTTGTTCGTGTGGTTCGTCGTCATCTTCGGCATCGGATTCTCGATGCTCGCGCTGGTCACGCGGCGTTGGAGTCTGGCCTGGGTCGCACTCGCCGGCAGTGCCGTGGCGAGCGCTCTCGGCATGATGGCCGTCTGGTCGCGTCAGACCATTCCCGCCGGTTTCAATGTGGCAGGACCGTCGATCGGGCTGATCATCGGATGGTTTGCCGTCGTGTTCTTGACGTTCCATTGGCTCAAGGTGGTCTGGACACGAACCAACATTCAGCTCGCCGCCGAGGAGCAACGCCGGATTGCTGCGGCCGAAGCCGAGAAGCATCAGGAATGGAACGTCGGCTGA
- the hflX gene encoding GTPase HflX, with amino-acid sequence MTNTHENEESTAHEQSEYAQAEYTAASASGNPSTGEMQLADRGALRRVAGLSTELEDVTEVEYRQLRLERVVLVGVWTQGTAEQAEASMTELAALAETAGSEVLEGLVQRRDKPDAATYIGSGKAQELREVVLATGADTVVCDGELTPAQLTALEKIVKVKVIDRTALILDIFAQHATSREGKAQVAFAQMEYMLPRLRGWGESMSRQAGGRAGSNGGVGLRGPGETKIETDRRRIRERMAKLRREIKGMKAARDTKRTRRLQSDIPSIAIVGYTNAGKSSLLNSLTGSGVLVENALFATLDPTTRRAALDDGREYVLTDTVGFVRHLPTQLVEAFRSTLEEVTDADLLLHVVDGSDPLPTEQIKAVREVVTDVLRETDSKAPPELIVVNKIDAADPVTLTQLRGLLPGAVFVSARTGEGIAELRAHLSEVLVRPEVEVDVLVPYTRGDLMARIHSDGTILESTHEEAGTRVHARVPQMLASALVEYAPSA; translated from the coding sequence ATGACGAACACACATGAAAACGAAGAGTCCACCGCTCACGAGCAGTCCGAGTACGCGCAAGCCGAATACACGGCAGCGTCCGCATCGGGCAACCCGTCGACCGGTGAGATGCAACTCGCAGATCGCGGCGCCCTGCGCCGCGTGGCCGGTCTGTCGACCGAGCTCGAGGACGTCACCGAAGTCGAGTACCGCCAGCTTCGACTCGAAAGAGTTGTCCTGGTCGGCGTCTGGACGCAGGGAACTGCCGAGCAGGCCGAGGCGAGCATGACCGAGTTGGCCGCACTTGCCGAGACGGCCGGCTCCGAGGTCCTCGAAGGACTGGTTCAGCGCCGCGACAAACCTGACGCTGCCACCTACATCGGTTCCGGCAAGGCGCAGGAACTGCGCGAAGTAGTCCTGGCGACCGGCGCCGACACCGTCGTCTGCGACGGTGAGCTGACGCCGGCGCAGCTCACGGCGCTGGAGAAGATCGTCAAGGTCAAGGTCATCGACCGGACAGCTCTCATTCTCGACATCTTTGCTCAGCACGCCACTTCGCGTGAGGGTAAGGCGCAGGTCGCTTTTGCTCAGATGGAGTACATGCTCCCGCGTCTGCGTGGTTGGGGCGAGTCGATGTCGCGCCAGGCCGGTGGCCGTGCCGGCAGTAACGGCGGTGTGGGCCTGCGTGGTCCCGGTGAGACGAAAATCGAGACGGACCGCCGCCGTATTCGTGAGCGCATGGCAAAACTACGCCGCGAGATCAAGGGCATGAAGGCCGCTCGCGACACCAAGCGCACACGTCGATTGCAGAGCGACATCCCGTCGATCGCCATCGTCGGATACACCAACGCGGGCAAATCGAGTCTGCTCAATTCGCTCACCGGATCGGGTGTGCTCGTGGAGAACGCGTTGTTCGCCACCTTGGACCCGACCACTCGCCGCGCAGCACTCGACGACGGCCGCGAGTACGTTCTCACCGACACGGTCGGCTTCGTGCGACACCTGCCGACTCAGTTGGTCGAGGCATTCCGCTCGACTCTCGAGGAAGTGACCGACGCAGATCTGCTGCTGCACGTCGTCGACGGTTCGGATCCGTTGCCGACAGAACAGATCAAGGCTGTGCGGGAAGTCGTCACCGATGTTCTGCGCGAGACGGATTCGAAGGCTCCGCCGGAGTTGATCGTGGTCAACAAGATCGACGCGGCAGATCCGGTTACGTTGACGCAACTACGTGGTCTGTTGCCTGGTGCCGTGTTCGTCTCGGCGCGTACGGGTGAGGGAATCGCCGAACTAAGAGCACATCTCAGCGAGGTGCTGGTTCGGCCGGAGGTCGAGGTCGACGTGCTGGTGCCGTACACGCGCGGTGACTTGATGGCTCGAATCCACTCGGACGGAACGATTTTGGAATCGACTCACGAAGAGGCGGGAACGCGGGTGCACGCACGTGTGCCACAGATGTTGGCCTCGGCATTGGTCGAGTACGCACCGAGTGCGTAG